In Cicer arietinum cultivar CDC Frontier isolate Library 1 chromosome 1, Cicar.CDCFrontier_v2.0, whole genome shotgun sequence, one DNA window encodes the following:
- the LOC101493124 gene encoding LOW QUALITY PROTEIN: homeobox-leucine zipper protein ATHB-15 (The sequence of the model RefSeq protein was modified relative to this genomic sequence to represent the inferred CDS: inserted 1 base in 1 codon), with the protein MSCKDGKGGLDNGKYVRYTPEQVEALERLYHDCPKPSSIRRQQLIRECPILSHIEPKQIKVWFQNRRCREKQRKEASRLQAVNRKLTAMNKLLMEENDRLQKQVSHLVYENGYFRQHTQNTTLATKDTSCDSAVTSGQRSLTAQHPPRDASPAGLLSIAEETLAEFLSKATGTAVEWVQMPGMKPGPDSIGIVAISHGCPGVAARACGLVGLEPTRVAEILKDRPSWYRDCRAVDTLNVLPTANGGTIELLYMQLYAPTTLAPARDLWLLRYTSVLEDGSLVICERSLKNTQNGPSMPPVQHFVRAEMLPSGYMIRPCEGGGSIIHIVDHMDLEPWSVPEVLRPLYESSTMLAQKTTMVALRHLRQISHEVSQSNVTGWGRRPAALRALGQRLSRGFNEALNGFTDEGWSMIGNDGADDVTILVNSSPDKLMGLNLSFANGFPSVSNAVLCAKASMLLQNVPPAILLRFLREHRSEWADNNMDAYSAAAIKVGPCSLSGSRVGNYGGQVILPLAHTIEHEEFLEVIKLEGIAHSPEDTIMPREVFLLQLCSGMDENAVGTCAELIFAPIDASFADDAPLLPSGFRIIPLDSGKEVVNPNRTLDLASALDIGPAGNKVSNDYSGNSGCMRSVMTIAFEFAFESHMQEHVASMARQYVRSIISSVQRVALALSPSNLSSQAGLRTPLGTPEAQTLARWICNSYRCFLGAELLKSNNEGSESLLKSLWHHSDAILCCTLKALPVFTFANQAGLDMLETTLVALQDITLEKIFDDHGRKILCSEFPQIVQQGFACLQGGLCISSMGRPISYERVVAWKVLNEEENAHCXLLYVYELVFCLTL; encoded by the exons ATGTCTTGCAAAGATGGTAAAGGAGGATTGGATAATGGAAAATACGTTCGTTATACTCCTGAGCAAGTTGAAGCTCTTGAGAGGCTTTACCATGATTGTCCCAAACCTAGTAGCATTCGTCGCCAGCAACTTATTCGAGAGTGTCCTATTCTCTCTCACATTGAGCCTAAACAAATCAAAGTTTGGTTCCAAAATAGAAG ATGTAGGGAGAAGCAGAGAAAAGAGGCTTCACGGCTGCAAGCTGTGAATAGGAAACTGACTGCTATGAATAAGCTGCTGATGGAGGAGAATGATAGGTTGCAGAAACAAGTGTCTCATTTGGTGTATGAAAATGGCTACTTTCGCCAACATACTCAAAAt ACTACTCTTGCAACCAAAGACACAAGCTGTGATTCAGCGGTGACTAGTGGTCAACGCAGTTTGACAGCTCAGCATCCCCCAAGGGATGCTAGTCCTGCAGG ACTTTTGTCCATTGCAGAGGAAACTTTAGCAGAGTTTCTTTCAAAGGCTACTGGAACTGCTGTTGAGTGGGTCCAAATGCCTGGAATGAAG CCTGGTCCGGATTCTATTGGAATCGTTGCAATTTCTCATGGTTGCCCTGGTGTGGCAGCAAGAGCATGTGGCCTAGTGGGTCTAGAACCTACAAGG GTTGCAGAAATCCTTAAAGATCGGCCCTCGTGGTATCGTGATTGCCGAGCTGTGGATACTCTGAATGTGCTTCCCACAGCAAATGGTGGAACCATAGAACTGCTTTACATGCAG CTATATGCGCCAACCACATTGGCTCCTGCACGGGACTTATGGTTGTTGCGCTACACATCTGTTTTAGAAGATGGAAGCCTAGTG ATTTGTGAGAGGTCTcttaaaaatacacaaaatgGTCCAAGCATGCCTCCTGTGCAGCATTTTGTTAGAGCTGAGATGCTTCCCAGTGGGTACATGATAAGACCTTGTGAAGGAGGTGGTTCTATCATCCACATTGTTGATCATATGGATTTGGAG CCATGGAGTGTTCCCGAAGTACTGCGTCCACTGTATGAATCATCAACAATGTTGGCTCAGAAGACAACAATGGTG GCTCTACGTCACCTAAGGCAGATCTCACATGAAGTTTCTCAGTCTAATGTCACTGGGTGGGGTAGACGACCTGCAGCACTTCGAGCACTTGGCCAGCGATTGAGCAG GGGTTTCAATGAGGCACTCAATGGGTTTACTGATGAGGGATGGTCAATGATTGGCAATGATGGTGCTGATGATGTTACAATTCTAGTGAATTCATCACCTGACAAATTAATGGGTCTGAATCTTTCATTTGCCAATGGATTTCCATCTGTCAGTAATGCAGTCTTATGTGCTAAAGCTTCAATGCTATTACAA AATGTACCTCCAGCCATTCTACTAAGGTTTCTACGGGAACATAGATCAGAGTGGGCAGACAACAATATGGATGCTTACTCAGCTGCTGCCATCAAAGTTGGTCCTTGTAGTTTATCAGGATCTCGGGTTGGAAATTATGGAGGCCAAGTTATTCTTCCTCTAGCTCACACTATTGAACACGAGGAG TTTCTGGAAGTCATTAAATTGGAAGGAATTGCTCATTCTCCCGAAGACACAATAATGCCTAGAGAAGTGTTTCTTTTGCAA CTCTGCAGTGGAATGGATGAAAATGCTGTTGGTACCTGTGCTGAACTTATATTTGCTCCAATTGATGCATCCTTTGCTGATGATGCCCCCCTTCTACCTTCTGGATTTCGCATAATTCCTCTTGATTCTGGAAAG GAAGTGGTCAACCCAAATCGCACCCTTGACCTGGCATCTGCCCTTGATATTGGCCCTGCCGGAAACAAAGTTTCAAATGATTATTCTGGAAATTCTGGCTGTATGAGATCGGTGATGACAATAGCCTTTGAATTTGCTTTTGAAAGTCATATGCAAGAGCATGTAGCATCTATGGCACGACAATATGTTCGCAGCATTATATCTTCTGTCCAAAGGGTAGCATTAGCACTTTCTCCTTCTAATTTGAGTTCACAAGCTGGGCTCAGGACACCACTGGGTACTCCTGAAGCTCAAACCCTTGCTCGCTGGATCTGCAACAGTTATAG GTGCTTCTTGGGTGCTGAGCTACTTAAATCTAATAACGAGGGGAGTGAGTCTTTACTCAAGTCCTTGTGGCATCACTCCGATGCAATACTGTGCTGCACTCTAAAG GCGTTGCCTGTGTTCACTTTCGCAAACCAAGCAGGGCTTGACATGCTGGAGACTACCTTAGTTGCTCTACAGGATATAACGTTGGAGAAAATATTTGATGACCATGGCCGAAAGATTCTGTGCTCGGAGTTTCCCCAAATTGTACAACAG GGTTTTGCATGTCTTCAAGGGGGTCTTTGTATCTCAAGCATGGGGAGACCTATTTCATATGAAAGAGTTGTGGCTTGGAAGGTGCTGAATGAAGAAGAGAATGCTCACT ATTTGCTTTATGTTTATGAACTGGTCTTTTGTTTAACATTGTGA
- the LOC101492795 gene encoding nuclear pore complex protein NUP35, with translation MSTTVQRTPRSGRQSLFFQDLASPVSSRRGKFPSPGQSGATSSLWRENFGNSDLPPPPVFTLEDRSDFSPESGILDYQISPETKSDNKTPTQTPNREFSTPAKGKSEASTSYALRGVQQNQQSSPGLNWWSPATAKSGGEQEEKGRSSPVEGVVQPGALITLPPPLEVARPEVQRNSLPAGNLNEEEWVTLYGFSPCDTNLVLREFEKCGEILKHVPGPRDANWMHILYQNRSGAQKALNKNGMQINGVLIVGVKPLDPMQRQALNERLNNQGFMPLPLPSGRNSEASTSKALSRPYYPQNGSSTTRQTGGTIASPTKSLASKIMDLMFGV, from the exons ATGAGCACCACAGTGCAAAGAACTCCAAGATCTGGTAGACAGTCATTATTTTTCCAGGATTTAGCTTCCCCTGTTTCTTCCCGCCGGGGAAAGTTTCCTAGTCCAGGACAGTCAGGTGCAACTTCTTCTCTATGGCGCGAAAACTTTGGTAATTCAGACCTTCCTCCGCCTCCTGTTTTTACCTTGGAAGACAGATCGGATTTTTCTCCTGAATCAGGCATACTGGATTACCAAATATCACCTGAGACTAAGTCAGACAACAAAACTCCTACCCAAACTCCAAATAGAGAATTTTCGACTCCAGCGAAAGGTAAATCTGAGGCCAGCACATCTTATGCTTTAAGAGGGGTGCAGCAAAACCAACAGAGCTCACCAGGTTTGAATTGGTGGTCACCGGCAACTGCAAAGAGTGGCGGTGAACAAGAGGAGAAAGGAAGGAGTTCCCCAGTTGAGGGTGTGGTTCAGCCTGGTGCTTTGATTACTCTTCCTCCACCACTAGAAGTGGCAAGGCCTGAGGTCCAGAGAAATTCCTTGCCTGCAGGGAATCTCAACGAGGAAGAATGGGTTACATTATATGG ATTTTCTCCTTGTGACACTAATTTGGTTTTAAGGGAGTTTGAAAAATGTGGTGAAATTTTGAAACATGTTCCTGGTCCTAGAGATGCTAACTGGATGCACATTTTGTATCAG AATCGATCTGGTGCACAAAAAGCTCTTAACAAGAACGGTATGCAAATTAATGGGGTCCTAATTGTTGGCGTGAAACCCTTGGATCCCATGCAACGTCAAGCTTTGAACGAAAGGCTTAACAATCAAGGATTTATGCCCTTACCTCTACCCTCTGGTAGAAACTCAGAAGCAAGCACATCAAAAGCTCTTTCTCGACCATATTATCCGCAAAATGGAAGCTCAACTACAAGGCAGACTGGTGGTACCATTGCTTCCCCAACAAAATCATTGGCGTCCAAGATCATGGATTTGATGTTTGGAGTCTAG
- the LOC101491792 gene encoding probable inactive ATP-dependent zinc metalloprotease FTSHI 2, chloroplastic produces MASHCLIHFPPSPSSSQFLNPKFKKFPKPSKFRSISSRIQTPEPDNDEKDKTPNNNNLNFLNLSVTLTIISASLPQSATAVTTVKGKKRAPKKVEALTLEELKSWTEGLPIVSERIPYTEIPELLKSEKLKHIVKPSTVDLKEHAVPVLVVLEDSRVLRTVLPSIESDGKFWGSWDELKVDSFCVNAYSPPIKTPEMPLPLLSKIWLSLPFHKPLVSFLNRLMPKKPSKKALELRQARMELLRQKKEEVMKKGQEREMVERNVRNKKREEDRERRQIRRTEYGQRMLKAKSSSFIGANLWYRMSKDRNVVNALGVVFFLIFYRTVVFSYKKQKKDYEDRVKIQKADAEERKKMKELEAETGWTEAGADDDESEAGKGEDNPYLKMTKEFMKSGARVRRAQNRRLPQYLERGVDVKFTDVAGLGKIRLELEEIVKFFTHGEMYRRRGVKIPGGILLCGPPGVGKTLLAKAVAGEAGVNFFSISASQFVEIYVGVGASRVRSLYQEAKDNAPSVVFIDELDAVGRKRGLIKGSGGQERDATLNQLLVCLDGFEGRGEVITIASTNRPDILDPALVRPGRFDRKIYIPKPGFIGRIEILKVHARKKPMAEDVDYEIVASMSDGMVGAELANIVEVAAINMMRDSRTEVTTDDLLQAAQMEERGMLDRKERSKEKWKQVAINEAAMAVVAMNLPNLDDIEYITIAPRAGRELGYVRTKLDSFKFNDGMLTRQSLFDHITVQLAPRAADEVWFGKGQLSTIWAETADNARCAARMFIIGGLSEKYHGVSNFWLPDRINEIDLEAMRILNSCYERSKEILQQNRVLMDAVVNELVEKKSLTKEDIVHLVQLHGPAKPMPVSIFDIRDAKLRELQEMASIGKETGKS; encoded by the exons ATGGCTTCTCATTGCCTCATTCATTTTCCCCCTTCACCATCTTCATCACaattcttaaaccctaaattcAAAAAGTTTCCTAAACCCTCCAAATTCCGTTCAATCTCGTCGCGAATTCAAACTCCAGAACCCGACAATGATGAAAAAGACAAAACCCCCAATAACAACAACCTCAATTTCCTCAATCTCTCCGTAACCCTCACAATTATCTCCGCTTCACTTCCCCAATCCGCCACCGCCGTCACCACCGTCAAGGGAAAAAAACGAGCACCCAAAAAGGTCGAAGCTCTAACTTTGGAGGAGCTGAAATCATGGACCGAAGGACTTCCCATTGTTTCAGAACGCATTCCTTATACCGAAATCCCTGAATTATTGAAATCAGAGAAACTCAAACACATAGTGAAACCTTCTACCGTTGATTTGAAGGAACATGCTGTTCCTGTTTTGGTTGTTTTGGAAGATTCTAGAGTGTTGAGAACAGTGTTGCCATCTATCGAAAGCGATGGCAAGTTTTGGGGTTCATGGGATGAATTAAAGGTTGATTCTTTTTGTGTGAATGCATACTCACCACCCATTAAGACTCCAGAGATGCCACTTCCTTTGTTGTCTAAGATTTGGTTGTCTCTTCCATTTCACAAGCCTTTGGTTTcctttttaaatagattaatgCCGAAGAAACCATCGAAGAAGGCTTTGGAGTTGAGGCAAGCTAGGATGGAGTTGCTGAGGCAGAAGAAAGAGGAAGTGATGAAGAAAGGGCAGGAGAGGGAGATGGTGGAGAGGAATGTAAGGAATAAGAAGAGAGAGGAGGACAGGGAAAGGAGACAGATAAGGAGGACAGAGTATGGGCAAAGGATGCTTAAAGCAAAGAGTAGTTCATTTATAGGTGCTAATCTTTGGTATCGAATGTCGAAGGACAGAAATGTGGTTAATGCACTTGGAGTggtttttttcttaattttttataggaCTGTGGTGTTTAGTTATAAGAAGCAGAAAAAGGATTATGAAGATAGGGTTAAGATTCAGAAAGCCGATGCGgaggagaggaagaagatgaaggagTTGGAGGCCGAGACGGGGTGGACTGAAGCTGGTGCTGATGATGATGAGAGTGAGGCGGGGAAAGGAGAGGACAATCCTTATTTGAAAATGACAAAGGAGTTTATGAAATCGGGGGCACGAGTTCGAAGAGCGCAGAATAGAAGGCTTCCTCAGTATCTTGAGAGAGGTGTGGATGTGAAGTTTACTGATGTGGCTGGCCTTGGTAAAATACGCCTTGAACTTGAGGAGATTGTCAAGTTCTTCACTCATGGAGAGATGTACCGAAGGAGAGGAGTGAAAATCCCAG GTGGCATACTTCTTTGTGGGCCTCCTGGTGTGGGAAAGACATTGCTGGCAAAAGCTGTGGCTGGTGAGGCAGGGGTTAATTTCTTCTCTATTTCTGCTTCACAGTTTGTGGAAATATACGTTGGTGTTGGGGCTTCTCGTGTTCGATCACTTTACCAAGAAGCCAAAGATAAT GCTCCCTCTGTTGTCTTCATTGATGAGCTCGATGCTGTTGGAAGGAAGCGTGGCTTGATTAAAGGTTCAGGTGGACAGGAACGCGATGCTACTCTTAATCAG CTCCTGGTGTGCTTAGATGGATTTGAAGGAAGAGGGGAGGTGATCACTATTGCCTCCACAAATCGACCGGACATTCTGGATCCAGCCCTTGTAAGACCTGGCCGGTTTGATCGGAAAATATATATCCCCAAACCTGGTTTCATTGGCCGCATTGAAATTCTAAAG GTCCATGCTCGTAAAAAGCCAATGGCTGAAGATGTGGACTATGAAATTGTTGCTAGTATGAGCGATGGAATGGTTGGTGCGGAGCTAGCCAACATAGTTGAGGTTGCTGCTATCAATATGATGCGGGACTCGAGAACCGAG GTTACTACCGATGACTTATTACAAGCTGCACAAATGGAAGAGAGAGGAATGCTAGATAGAAAGGAGAGAAGCAAAGAGAAATGGAAACAAGTAGCTATAAATGAAGCTGCGATGGCTGTCGTGGCTATGAACTTGCCTAATCTTGATGATATTGAATAT ATCACAATTGCTCCTAGAGCTGGTAGGGAATTGGGTTATGTTCGGACGAAGCTGGATTCATTCAAATTTAACGATGGAATGCTCAC TCGACAAtctctttttgatcatataactGTTCAACTAGCACCGCGCGCAGCCGATGAAGTGTGGTTTGGGAAAGGTCAG TTGAGTACCATATGGGCTGAAACTGCAGACAATGCTAGGTGTGCTGCAAGAATGTTTATTATTGGCGGGCTTTCTGAAAAGTATCATGGAGTATCCAATTTCTGGTTGCCAGACCGAATTAAC GAAATTGATTTGGAAGCAATGCGGATTCTAAACTCGTGCTATGAACGTTCGAAAGAG ATCCTGCAGCAAAACAGAGTGCTGATGGATGCTGTGGTGAATGAACTTGTTGAGAAGAAAAGCTTAACTAAAGAAGACATAGTTCATCTTGTGCAGTTGCATGGTCCCGCAAAACCAATGCCTGTTAGCATATTTGACATAAGGGATGCCAAGCTTAGAGAACTGCAAGAAATGGCTAGTATTGGAAAGGAAACAGGCAAATCATAA
- the LOC101492120 gene encoding early nodulin-like protein 7, whose protein sequence is MPSLLVVLCNCVLIFLAAVTTTVEASRQFQVGDHLGWRVPDQNNTAFYTQWAQTNRFQIGDSLVFVYQNDSLLTVEKYDYFNCDTTEPITTFTNGKSTLNLDRSGAFYFISGTLDHCNHGQKLLVEVMAPHPIPALSPPPTISIPPQVSISPAMAPSPYSSESDTIQTASSSAIVFTSSFVSTFVTVVVMMMFAL, encoded by the exons ATGCCTTCCCTTTTGGTCGTTCTATGCAATTGTGTTCTCATTTTCTTGGCTGCTGTCACCACTACTGTTGAAGCTTCAAGGCAATTCCAAGTTGGTGATCACCTTGGTTGGCGTGTTCCTGATCAGAACAACACTGCTTTTTATACACAATGGGCTCAAACTAACAGATTCCAAATTGGAGATTCTCTCg TATTTGTGTACCAGAATGATTCACTTCTTACTGTTGAAAAATATGATTACTTTAACTGTGACACTACTGAACCAATCACTACTTTCACCAATGGAAAGAGCACTCTTAACCTTGACAGATCTGGTGCTTTCTACTTCATCAGTGGAACTCTTGATCATTGCAACCATGGCCAAAAATTGCTTGTTGAAGTTATGGCACCACATCCAATTCCAGCACTATCTCCACCACCCACCATTTCAATTCCACCTCAAGTTTCCATCTCACCAGCAATGGCTCCTTCACCTTATTCTTCTGAATCTGATACCATACAGACTGCTTCATCCTCCGCAATCGTCTTTACTTCAAGTTTTGTGTCTACTTTTGTCACAGTTGTTGTCATGATGATGTTTGCACTCTAA
- the LOC101492461 gene encoding tetraketide alpha-pyrone reductase 1, with protein sequence MEHKGDGERVCVTGASGFLASWLIKRLLLSGYHVIGTVRDLGKHKKVEHLWKLEGAKERLKLVQADLMEQNSFDNAILGCKGVFHIASPVLNHKSNDPKSEILEPAVQGTLNVLRSCRKNPALVRVVLASSSSAVRVRNDFDPNIPLDESSWSSLELCENLQAWYPMSKILAEKAAWEYCKENGIDLVTILPSFIIGPSLPPDLCSTASDVLGLLKGETERFQWHGRMGYVHIDDVALCHILLYEDKASHGRYLCSSTIMENDDLVAMLATRYPALPIPKRFQKLDRPHYELDTEKLRSLGFKFKSVEEMFEDCIASFVEQGHLTLHLEGGPI encoded by the exons ATGGAACACAAAGGAGATGGAGAGAGAGTATGTGTGACAGGGGCTTCTGGGTTTTTGGCTTCTTGGCTAATTAAGCGACTTCTTTTGTCTGGCTACCATGTCATTGGAACAGTTAGAGATTTAG GGAAGCATAAGAAAGTTGAACATTTATGGAAATTGGAAGGAGCAAAAGAAAGACTCAAATTAGTCCAAGCTGATTTAATGGAACAAAATAGTTTTGACAATGCTATCTTGGGATGCAAAGGTGTCTTCCACATTGCCTCTCCGGTACTCAATCATAAATCAAATGATCCTAAG TCAGAAATCTTGGAACCGGCTGTCCAAGGTACGCTTAATGTGTTGCGTTCTTGTAGAAAGAACCCAGCCCTTGTTCGAGTGGTGTTAGCCTCTTCGTCTTCGGCTGTTAGAGTAAGAAATGATTTTGATCCAAACATACCACTTGACGAATCATCTTGGAGCTCCTTGGAATTGTGCGAGAATCTCCAG GCATGGTACCCAATGTCAAAGATACTAGCAGAAAAAGCAGCTTGGGAATATTGCAAAGAGAATGGAATAGACTTAGTCACTATTTTGCCATCATTCATCATTGGACCTAGTTTGCCACCAGATTTATGTTCCACTGCATCTGATGTTCTAGGCTTGCTCAAAG GGGAAACTGAGAGATTTCAATGGCATGGAAGGATGGGATATGTTCATATTGATGATGTTGCACTTTGTCACATTCTTCTTTATGAGGACAAAGCCTCTCATGGTAGATACCTTTGTAGCTCTACAATAATGGAGAATGATGATTTGGTTGCCATGCTAGCAACTCGTTATCCTGCTTTGCCCATTCCCAAGAG GTTCCAGAAACTAGATAGACCACACTATGAACTAGACACTGAAAAGCTGAGGAGCCTAGGATTCAAGTTTAAATCTGTTGAAGAAATGTTTGAGGATTGCATTGCATCTTTTGTGGAGCAGGGCCATCTCACTCTTCACCTAGAAGGTGGTCCAATTTAA
- the LOC101491479 gene encoding uncharacterized protein has protein sequence MIGCRSLFRVDRVLRFTNTHFQGQRTYHGLSCDFIMGGRKKRVSIEDHDKKPKTMNSIWRPIATNAGSCQESLITAATVESEDGGGVQEASCSKVLEGDSSLSTEKHSISVKVGVSLFRFIKGKGGYTQKKIEEEMGVKIIFPSSKEDEFITVEGISIDSVTSASEKVQAIINETVRSRNLDYSHFISLPLAIHPELVSKLINFQHTILGNDNSCIDENLDADSNEAEDTTDNKEVDQLSKENADVAVDLKVDDDCGSVKVNLTSIPLVSYAPKASKPSASSDLGIDKSIFIKPKTFHLTVLMLKLWNKDRVNIATEVLQSISSKVMEALDNRPVSISLKGLECMKGSLAKARVLYAPVEEIGSEGRLLRACQVIIDAYVEAGLVLENDAKQRLKLHATVMNSRHRKRTKWKRNVDAFDARGIFKQYGSEDWGQYLIREAHLSQRFSFDENGYYNCCASIPFPENVEVE, from the exons ATGATAGGTTGCAGGTCTCTCTTTAG AGTGGACCGAGTTCTCAGATTTACCAACACGCACTTTCAG GGACAGAGAACTTATCATGGGTTAAGCTGTGATTTTATAATGGGTGGTAGAAAAAAGAGAGTTTCCATTGAAGATCATGACAAGAAACCGAAAACAATGAATTCTATCTGGAGACCTATTGCAACTAATGCTGGTTCTTGTCAAG aAAGCTTGATAACGGCTGCGACAGTTGAGTCAGAAGATGGAGGTGGAGTTCAAGAAGCAAGTTGTAGCAAAGTGCTAGAAGGAGATTCATCTCTCTCTACTGAAAAACATTCAATTTCTGTGAAG GTTGGTGTCTCTCTATTTCGTTTTATTAAAGGCAAAGG GGGATACACACAGAAAAAGATAGAAGAGGAGATGGGGGTTAAGATAATATTCCCTTCTTCAAAAGAAGATGAGTTTATTA CCGTTGAAGGCATTTCGATAGATAGTGTGACTTCAGCTTCAGAGAAGGTTCAGGCCATAATTAATGAG ACAGTTAGGAGTCGAAATCTTGATTATTCCCACTTCATATCCCTTCCATTGGCCATCCATCCTGAGTTGGTTTCTAAACTAATCAATTTTCAACACACTATTTTGGGAAATGACAATTCTTGCATAGATGAGAATCTTGACGCTGACTCCAATGAGGCTGAGGATACTACTGATAACAAAGAAGTGGATCAATTGTCAAAGGAAAATGCTGATGTTGCAGTTGATCTTAAAGTTGATGATGACTGTGGATCAGTTAAAGTTAATCTTACTAGCATACCATTAGTCAGTTATGCACCTAAAGCATCCAAGCCTTCTGCTTCATCTG ACTTGGGGATTGACAAATCTATATTCATCAAGCCTAAGACATTTCACCTTACAGTACTCATGCTTAAGCTGTGGAATAAAGACCGAGTTAACATAGCTACTGAGGTCTTGCAG AGTATATCCTCAAAAGTTATGGAAGCATTGGATAATCGGCCTGTCTCAATAAGTTTAAAGGGACTG GAATGCATGAAAGGTTCGTTGGCCAAAGCCCGTGTCCTGTATGCTCCTGTGGAAGAAATTGGCAGCGAGGGTCGTCTTTTACGTGCCTGTC AAGTCATAATTGATGCATATGTTGAAGCTGGGCTTGTATTGGAAAATGATGCTAAACAGAGACTGAAG CTGCACGCCACTGTGATGAATTCGAGGCATAGGAAAAG GACGAAGTGGAAGAGAAATGTTGACGCTTTCGATGCACGCGGCATATTTAAGCAGTATGGATCAGAGGACTGGGGGCAGTATCTTATACGCGAAGCTCATCTTTCACAGAGATTTTCGTTTGATGAAAATGGATACTATAACTGCTGCGCTTCAATACCTTTTCCTGAAAATGTAGAGGTAGAGTGA